Sequence from the Streptomyces peucetius genome:
GGCTGTACGAGGGGGGACCGTCCACCGCTGCCCCGTCCACCGCCGGCCCGTGCCGTGCGGCCGTGAGCGCCGGGCACGGGCATAGGGAGGCCGGCAGCGCGACTGCGCTGCCGGCCTCCGACGGCCGTCACTCCTGCTCTTCGCGCTCGCGCCGGCCACCCTTGCGCTCGTCGCTCTTGCCCTCCTCGGCCGCCTTGCGCTCCTCGGCCTCGCGCGAGCGCGAGAGTGCCTGGCGGCTGCTGTCGGTCCTGGGGTCGTCGTCCGCCACCGGCTCAGGGTCCTTCGCGTCCTCGGTGTGCGTGTGCTGCCCGGACTTCAGGTAGCCCTGCATCTGGTGCTTGAGCTCGTCGTCCTCGCGGGGACTCTTGGGATTGCTGCCACGTTGCATGGCTTTCGCCTCCAGGGTTCGGCTCGAAAACCCCCTGTTGATCGCCGGGTACCCGTCGGCCGGACACCGACACGCCCGCTCCGCGCCGTCACCCTTGCGGCCCGGCCCGCGGCGTGGCCGCAGCCCTACCGGGTACCGGTCGTGGCATGAACGCACTGGCGATCGGCTGCACGCGCGGCGCGGCGACGGCACCGGCGGCGTATCCGCCGGACGCACCTCCGGGGTGAGCACATGACGCGGAGGTATCGCCGGGCGGCCGACTACGTGGCCGCCGCGCTCATCTTCCTCCGTGACAACTCGGCGCGGCCCTGGACGCTCCCGAACTGTCCGTGACGCCCCGTTGCCCACCCCACCTCCGCCGGCGCGCCCACGGTGACCGGCGTGTATCTGCCGCCTGACACCAACACGCTGCACCACCTGCTGCACGGGAGGCCGAACCCGGACCGCTTCCACGTGCGCGGCTATGTCGGGGAAGGCACCACGACCACCCCGTACGACCTGCTCGCCGGCAACGGCGTCTCCCGGCACGACCTGGCGATCACGGCACTGCGGCATCTGCGCGGCCGCCCCGGTGCCATCGGCGACCTGGCCACCGGCTACGCGCGCCACCGGGACCGGCTGCGCGAGGAACTGCGGCGCACGGGGGTCGACCCCGCGGAGATCACGGAGTGGACGTGGGGGGCCGGGGTCTGAGTGCGGCCGTTCTGCTTCAGGGGAGAACCTGTCCGACGCGGTGTGTCCGACGCCGCCGTGTTTCCACGCTTGTGTCGGACGAACTCTGTCTGGCGCAGCACATCGGCATGACAATGGGAAGGAGGCGAAACTCGCCTTCGCTCCGCCCGCCGGCTGTCGGCCGTCCGGGACCGGGCTACGATCGATCACCACCCCGCACCTGGCGCCCCGCGCGCCGCCCGACGAGACCGCTGCGCCATCGGATGCCGTGACCCGGCAGAACGCGGCCCCAGAGCCGACCCGGCAGAGTTGGAGACCCCCGGTGTTCTACTACGTGCTCAAGTACGTCCTTCTCGGGCCTCTGTTGCGGTTGCTCTTCCGTCCGCGCATCGCAGGGCTGGAGCACATCCCCGCCGAGGGTGCGGCGATCGTCGCGGGCAACCATCTGTCCTTCTCCGACCACTTCCTGATGCCGGCGATCATCAAACGGCGCATCACCTTCCTCGCCAAGGCGGAGTACTTCACCGGGCCCGGCCTCAAGGGCCGGCTGACGGCGGCGTTCTTCCACAGCGCCGGACAGATCCCGGTCGACCGCTCGGGCAAGGAGGCCGGCCAGGCGGCCATCCGTGAAGGGCTCGGAGTGCTGGACAAGGGCGAGTTGCTGGGCATCTATCCCGAAGGCACCCGGTCGCACGACGGCCGGCTCTACAAGGGCAAGGTCGGGGTGGCCGTCATGGCGCTCAAGGCGGGTGTGCCCGTGGTGCCGTGCGCGATGGTGGGGACCTTCGAGATCCAGCCGCCCGGTCAGGTGCTCCCGAAGATCAAGCGGGTCACGGTGCGTTTCGGGAAGCCGCTGGACTTCTCGCGGTACGCGGGCCTGGAGAACCAGAAGGCGGCGATCCGCGCGGTCACCGACGAGATCATGTACGCGATCCTCGAACTCTCCGGCCAGGAGTACGTCGACCGCTACGCCGCCGATGTCAAGGCCGAGCAGCAGGAGCAGGAGCAGCGCGCGGGCAGAACGAGCCGGTTCCCCCGGCGGCGGAGCTGACACGGAGCCGCTGTCACGCCTACTGCCTGCGGGAGGGCGGCCGGGTCACCGGCCGCCCTCGCTTGTCACGGCTGCCCCGCGGCGACACTCAGCGGTGCGGCGCGTCGCCGAGCACGTCCTGCCGGGCCTGGTCGAGCAGGCGGCGCAGCGCGAGCGCGTCCTTCGCGAGCGCGGTGACCAGCGCGGCGGGGCCGGCGAGCGGGGTGAGCACCGCGGTGGGCCCCAGCGTGCGGGGCCCGGGCGGCCGGTCGCCGAACGCCGGGTCGACGACGATGAGCTGGCCGACCGCCCGGTGGCCGGCGAGTACGGCGGGTCCGTCCCAGCCGTCGGGGGCACCTGGCCCGCAGGCGAGTTCCGTGTCGAGCAGGGGACGGCCGGCGCGGTGGACGGTGAGTCGGGTGGTGAGCGTGCCGGGCTCTTCTTCATGGCGTCCGAGGATCTGTTCCTCGCGGAGCAGCAGGCGTGCGCCGGCGGCGAGACGGACCCGGGTGTGCGTCCGCAGGTCGCTGCCGCGTGCGGCGATCAACTGCTCCGGCAGCCAGTGCAGTTCGGCGTCCTCCCCGACGTCCAGGGCGAGGTCGTAACGGGCGGGCTCGGAGCCGCGGCCCGGCAGGGCGACGGTGGCGGCGGCGGAGTCGACGGTCAGGCGCGTGCCGTCGCGAACGGTGGCCTCGACGGCGAGCCGGTCGCCGCCGAGCGGCGCGCTCATCGCGCCGACCATGGTGACCCGCAGCCCGGGCCCGTGGGCCCGGGTGCGGCGCAGCGCGATCGGCCCGTCGCCGGCCAGGACGGGCAGTGCGGTGTGGTCGGCGACGATCCGGGCTGTTGCCTCGATGCTCATGCGCTGCTCAGCCGGTCCAGGCGGCGAGCTGCGCGCGTACCCACGCGGCGACCGGAGCGATACCGTCTGCTCCGCGCAACGAAGTGAAGACGACGGGCAGTTCACCGCGCTGCTCCTTCGCGTCGCGCGCCATCCGGGCGAGGTCGGAGCCGACGTGCGGCGCGAGGTCGGTCTTGTTGACGACGAGCAGGTCGGCGGTGGTGACCCCGGGTCCGCCCTTGCGCGGGATGTCGTCGCCGCCGGCGACGTCGATGACGAAGACCTGTGCGTCCACCAGTCCCTTGGAGAAGGTCGCGGTCAGGTTGTCGCCGCCCGATTCGACCAGGATCAGATCGAGCGGGCCGACACTGTCCTCGAGGTCCTCCACGGCTTCGAGGTTGGCCGAGATGTCGTCGCGGATGGCGGTGTGCGGGCAGGCGCCGGTCTCGACGGCCTGGATGCGTTCGGGCGGCAGCACCGCGTTGCGCAGCAGGAACTCGGCGTCCTCGCGGGTGTAGATGTCGTTGGTGACGACCGCGAGGGAGAACGCGTCGCGCAGTTCGGCGCACAACGCGGCGACGGTGGCGGTCTTGCCGGAGCCCACCGGCCCGCCGAGCCCGATCCGCAGGGCGCGCCGTGTGCCGTCGGGGCGTGCCGCGTCGGCGCTGACGGCGGAGGTGCTCTCGTGGTGGTGGTCGAGGTGCATGGTGCGGGCTCCTTGATACGAGTGCGGGGGCGGGGCCAGGGCGGCACAGGGCTGGGCGGGTCAGGACGCGAAGAGGCGCACCGGCCAGGCCGCGTGCTCCTCCGCGGTGATCTCCAGCAGCGGCGCGGACGCCGCCGGCAGTGCGTCGACGCCGTCGCGCGCGGCGGCCGCGGCCCGTGCCGCCACCGCGTCGGTCTCGGGGGCGAGGCGGGCGAGGACCGCCGTGGCCTGGAAGGGGTCCAGGCTCAGCAGGCGTACCGCCGCGGTCGCCGGGCCGC
This genomic interval carries:
- the ureG gene encoding urease accessory protein UreG, with translation MHLDHHHESTSAVSADAARPDGTRRALRIGLGGPVGSGKTATVAALCAELRDAFSLAVVTNDIYTREDAEFLLRNAVLPPERIQAVETGACPHTAIRDDISANLEAVEDLEDSVGPLDLILVESGGDNLTATFSKGLVDAQVFVIDVAGGDDIPRKGGPGVTTADLLVVNKTDLAPHVGSDLARMARDAKEQRGELPVVFTSLRGADGIAPVAAWVRAQLAAWTG
- a CDS encoding urease accessory protein UreD, producing MSIEATARIVADHTALPVLAGDGPIALRRTRAHGPGLRVTMVGAMSAPLGGDRLAVEATVRDGTRLTVDSAAATVALPGRGSEPARYDLALDVGEDAELHWLPEQLIAARGSDLRTHTRVRLAAGARLLLREEQILGRHEEEPGTLTTRLTVHRAGRPLLDTELACGPGAPDGWDGPAVLAGHRAVGQLIVVDPAFGDRPPGPRTLGPTAVLTPLAGPAALVTALAKDALALRRLLDQARQDVLGDAPHR
- a CDS encoding lysophospholipid acyltransferase family protein gives rise to the protein MFYYVLKYVLLGPLLRLLFRPRIAGLEHIPAEGAAIVAGNHLSFSDHFLMPAIIKRRITFLAKAEYFTGPGLKGRLTAAFFHSAGQIPVDRSGKEAGQAAIREGLGVLDKGELLGIYPEGTRSHDGRLYKGKVGVAVMALKAGVPVVPCAMVGTFEIQPPGQVLPKIKRVTVRFGKPLDFSRYAGLENQKAAIRAVTDEIMYAILELSGQEYVDRYAADVKAEQQEQEQRAGRTSRFPRRRS